One region of Bombus affinis isolate iyBomAffi1 chromosome 5, iyBomAffi1.2, whole genome shotgun sequence genomic DNA includes:
- the LOC126916014 gene encoding ankyrin repeat domain-containing protein 29 isoform X2: MFYFLNDGTTPLILAAAGGHIEAVTELLQQGADPNARRLTGTTALFFAAQGGYMDIASLLLEHGSIVDSCSIDGGTPLFVACQCGHLDVVEGLIERGANPNAYMKDGATALFIAAQNGHLRILEVLLEHGAKTDAARTDGATPLWIGAQMGHDHVVRRLLKAGAKVDATRHDGATPLFKAAHKGHTAVVGELLKYRPSLGILPNGESALHAAALTGQMTVTRQLVGAGADPLLMNQESITPLQLAIRHSQTQVANYLKDKVRTRTGTS; this comes from the exons atgttttattttctaaat GATGGAACGACTCCTTTAATATTGGCCGCCGCCGGAGGCCACATCGAAGCGGTCACCGAATTGCTGCAACAAGGGGCGGATCCTAATGCCAGACGGCTG acGGGTACCACGGCGTTGTTCTTCGCCGCTCAAGGTGGCTACATGGACATCGCCAGCCTTTTGTTGGAGCACGGTTCCATCGTCGACTCTTGCAGCATA GACGGCGGTACCCCACTTTTTGTCGCGTGCCAGTGCGGTCACCTAGATGTTGTTGAGGGACTGATTGAAAGAGGCGCCAATCCGAACGCTTACATGAAG GATGGGGCCACGGCATTATTCATCGCCGCTCAAAATGGCCACTTACGTATCCTAGAGGTTCTTCTGGAGCATGGGGCAAAAACGGACGCGGCAAGAACCGATGGTGCCACGCCTTTATGGATAGGAGCGCAAATGGGACACGATCACGTTGTGAGGAGGCTTTTGAAAGCTGGTGCGAAGGTCGATGCCACCAGACAC GATGGCGCGACTCCGCTATTCAAGGCGGCTCACAAGGGTCATACCGCTGTTGTAGGCGAGCTACTCAAGTACCGTCCATCTCTTGGTATTCTTCCA AATGGTGAAAGTGCACTGCATGCAGCAGCATTAACAGGACAAATGACTGTTACAAGACAGCTGGTAGGTGCAGGAGCGGATCCTTTACTCATGAATCAAGAAAGTATCACGCCCCTTCAATTAGCTATTAGGCACTCACAGACACAGGTGGCCAACTATCTGAAGGATAAAGTTAGAACGCGAACGGGAACGTCCTAG
- the LOC126916038 gene encoding 40S ribosomal protein S21: MRTVIGKVLLRTEPFYLAHLAFKNIKMENDNGVLVDLYIPRKCSSSNRIIHAKDHASIQLSIADVDPETGRMTDSQKMYAICGAIRRMGESDDCLVRLAKNDGILPKNF; this comes from the exons ATGCGTACAGTTATCGGAAAAGTTCTTTTGCGTACGGAGCCATTTTACCTTGCACATTTAGCATTCAAAA ATATAAAAATGGAGAACGACAACGGAGTACTTGTTGACTTGTACATACCAAGAAAATG CTCATCGAGTAATCGTATCATTCATGCCAAGGATCATGCATCCATTCAATTAAGTATTGCTGATGTTGATCCTGAAACTGGACGCATGACTGACTCTCAAAAGATGTATGCAATTTGTGGCGCTATTCGTCGTATG GGTGAATCTGATGATTGTTTGGTACGACTTGCAAAAAATGATGGTATATTaccaaaaaatttttaa
- the LOC126916014 gene encoding ankyrin repeat domain-containing protein 29 isoform X1: MSMKKESPWDVELHLAAARGDAKRLRVLLDSGRVHVDCKDKDGTTPLILAAAGGHIEAVTELLQQGADPNARRLTGTTALFFAAQGGYMDIASLLLEHGSIVDSCSIDGGTPLFVACQCGHLDVVEGLIERGANPNAYMKDGATALFIAAQNGHLRILEVLLEHGAKTDAARTDGATPLWIGAQMGHDHVVRRLLKAGAKVDATRHDGATPLFKAAHKGHTAVVGELLKYRPSLGILPNGESALHAAALTGQMTVTRQLVGAGADPLLMNQESITPLQLAIRHSQTQVANYLKDKVRTRTGTS; the protein is encoded by the exons ATGTCTATGAAG AAAGAATCACCTTGGGACGTAGAATTACATTTGGCAGCGGCACGTGGCGATGCAAAGCGTCTTCGAGTTCTCCTCGATTCTGGTCGCGTCCATGTCGATTGCAAAGATAAG GATGGAACGACTCCTTTAATATTGGCCGCCGCCGGAGGCCACATCGAAGCGGTCACCGAATTGCTGCAACAAGGGGCGGATCCTAATGCCAGACGGCTG acGGGTACCACGGCGTTGTTCTTCGCCGCTCAAGGTGGCTACATGGACATCGCCAGCCTTTTGTTGGAGCACGGTTCCATCGTCGACTCTTGCAGCATA GACGGCGGTACCCCACTTTTTGTCGCGTGCCAGTGCGGTCACCTAGATGTTGTTGAGGGACTGATTGAAAGAGGCGCCAATCCGAACGCTTACATGAAG GATGGGGCCACGGCATTATTCATCGCCGCTCAAAATGGCCACTTACGTATCCTAGAGGTTCTTCTGGAGCATGGGGCAAAAACGGACGCGGCAAGAACCGATGGTGCCACGCCTTTATGGATAGGAGCGCAAATGGGACACGATCACGTTGTGAGGAGGCTTTTGAAAGCTGGTGCGAAGGTCGATGCCACCAGACAC GATGGCGCGACTCCGCTATTCAAGGCGGCTCACAAGGGTCATACCGCTGTTGTAGGCGAGCTACTCAAGTACCGTCCATCTCTTGGTATTCTTCCA AATGGTGAAAGTGCACTGCATGCAGCAGCATTAACAGGACAAATGACTGTTACAAGACAGCTGGTAGGTGCAGGAGCGGATCCTTTACTCATGAATCAAGAAAGTATCACGCCCCTTCAATTAGCTATTAGGCACTCACAGACACAGGTGGCCAACTATCTGAAGGATAAAGTTAGAACGCGAACGGGAACGTCCTAG